ACCTACCGTTTCAAGAAAGGCAGCGGCATGCCGATCTCGATCCCCGTCATCGAGATGGTGGAAATCGGCGCCGGCGGCGGCTCGATCGCAACCGTCGATTCCATGCGGCAGATCCGCGTCGGGCCGCACAGCGCAGGTTCGGAGCCCGGCCCGGCCTGCTATGGCCGCGGAGGAGGCCATCCGACCGTGACCGATGCAGACCTGCTCCTGGGAAGGCTCGATCCGGAGGAATTCGCGGGCGGATCGTTCAAGCTGCACCCTGCGGCGGCGCACAATGCCGTGGAGCGTGACCTGGCGTTGAAATTGGACATCGACAGCACAACCGCGGCATTCGGGCTGAGCGAAGTCGTCGACGAAAACATGAGCAACGCCGCCCGCATGCATGCGGTGGAGAATGGCAAGGAGCTCTCCGAGTTTACGCTGATCGCATTCGGGGGCGCAGCGCCCATCCACGCATCCCGCCTCTGCGAGAAGCTCGGCGTGCGCGAATTGCTGATCCCGCCGGGCGCCGGCGTCGGGTCGGCCATTGGCTTCCTCCGCGCTCCCTTCGGGTACGAGTCCGTGCGCAGCGCCTATTTGCGGCTGAGCCGGTTCGACGCGGCCAAGATCAACGCCGTGCTGAAGGACCTGATCGACGAGGCGACATCCTTCGTGCATCTGGGAGCTCCGGGAATCACCCCCAATCTGGAATGCGTGGCCTATATGCGCTACCTCGGTCAGGGCTGGGAGGTCCCCGTCCCGGTGGAGGTCCGCGACTATGCGGATGCGGACGGGGCGACCTTCCGCAAGAATTTCGACGATCAATATACCCGGTTCTTCGGCCGCCTGATCGACGGCCTGGACGTCGAGATCGTCAGCTGGTCGCTTCGGGCGAGTTCCGAAGTTCCCCAGCCCAGCGCCGTCGCCCGGACGCATGGCCTGCGGGCCATCGATTCTGCCGGTAAGCGACAGGTCTTCGACGCGCAGAGCGGCCGATTCGTCGAGGCAGGCGTCATTGCCCGCAGCGCAATGAAGACCGGCGATTTCATCAACGGGCCCGCCGTCATCACGGAACGGGAAACGTCGACGATCGTCACCGTCGGGCGAGAGGCCGTGATGCAGGCCGACGGCTGCCTGCTGATCCGCGCGTCATCCGTCTGAGGCCGAGGAGATTACATCATGACCAATTCCGCACTGTCCGATGTCCACATGCAGATCATGTGGAACCGCCTCATTTCGGTCGTCGAGGAACAGGCCGTCACCTTGATCCGCACGGCCTTCAGCACCAGCGTGCGCGAGTCGGGCGATCTCTCGGCCGGCGTCTTCAACCGCGGCGGCAAGATGATCGCTCAGGCCGTCACCGGCACACCCGGCCATGTGAATGCGATGGCCGAGGCCGTGGGGCATTTCATCAACGACATCGGCCCGGGCAACATCTTCGAGGGCGACGTCTATATCACGAACGATCCCTGGAAAGGGACCGGCCACCTGCTCGACATCACCATGGTGACGCCCTCGTTCCGCAACGGCCAGCTGATCGGCTTCTTCGCCTGCACGGCGCATGTGGTCGATGTCGGCGGCCGGGGCTTCGGCCCCGACGCCAACGAGGTGTACGAGGAAGGCATCTTCATTCCGATCATGAAGTTCGTGGAGCGCGGCGTCGTCAACCGCGATCTCGTCAACATCCTGCGCCACAACGTCCGGGAAGCGCATCAGGTCGTCGGAGACGTGTATTCCCTCGCGGCCTGCAACGAGATCGGACATCGCCGCCTGATGGACATGATGGACGAATTCCATCTGGAGGACCTTGAGGCTCTCGCCGGCTTCGTGTTCGAGCGAAGCTATACGGCGACGATCGAGAAGATCGCGGCGCTGCCCCGGGGAGCCTACGACAACGTCATGCGGGTGGACGGCTACGGAAGCCCGATCGACATTGCCGTACGCATCGATGTCGCGGCAGATCATATCCTGGTCGATTTCGACGGAACCTCGGGTCCCAGCCCCCTCGGCATCAACGTGCCGATGATCTACTCCAAAGCCTATGCGTGCTACGGGCTCAAATGTTCGCTGGCACCGGAGATCCCGAACAATTACGGTTCGCTCCTGCCGTTCCAGGTGACCGCGCCCGAAGGTTGCATCCTGAACGCACGGCATCCCGCGCCGGTCGCGGTCCGTCACGTCCTGGGCCACTTCATTCCGGACGCCGTGCTGGGAGCCGTCCACAAGATGCTGCCTGGAAAGATCCCGGCCGAAGGATCGGGCGCACTCTGGAATCTCCATCTCAGCGCACGCCCGCTTCAGGGAGACAGGGCGCCCGAGGATGGAGGGCAGCGAGCCGAAGTGCTGCTGTTCAACAGCGGAGGCGCGGGTGCGCGCCCGACCCTCGACGGGCTCAGCGCCACGGCTTTTCCGAGCGGCGTTCACACGATGTCGATCGAAGCGACCGAACATGTCGGTCCGGTCGTTTTCTGGCGAAAGGAGCTTCGCAACGGTTCAGGGGGAACGGGTCAGTACCGCGGCGGGCTGGGCCAGGTCGTCGAGATCGCCGCGACCGGAGGGCACGAGTTCTATTTCAACGCGATGTTCGACCGGATCGATCACCCTGCGCGGGGCCGTGCGGGGGGAGGGGACGGCGCCCCCGGCGCCGTGCTTCTGGACGACGGGACCCGGCTTGCGTCCAAGGGACGCCAACATGTGCCCTCAGGCCGGCGGCTCGTGCTGCAGCTTCCGGGCGGCGGCGGTTACGGTCCCGCGGAGAAGCGCAGTCCGGAGGCCGTCAAGCGAGACTTCGCATTCGACTACGTTCTCAACGATTGAACCCGTATGCATGAAGAGGATCCGGGACCGAGCGGGCCGTTGCCGCCGCCTGGATCCTCTTCCTCATGGAGAAGGCAGGATGAAGTACGAAGCCGACGTGATCAGGACGATCAAGGCCTCTCCGGCGATGGCGATCTCGATGAAGGCGAGGGCGATGACGGCAGCGGGAACCGATGTTGTCGATCTGAGTGTCGGCGAGCCCGATTTCGCCACGCCGCCCCACATCGTCGACGCGGCGATCGCAGCCATGCGCCGAGGGGAGACCCACTACACCGCCGCCGACGGCACGGCCGAATTCAAGGATGCCGTCATCGAGAAGTTCCGACGTGAGAACGGTCTCGATTTCGCGCGGAATCAGATCTCGGCGGGCAATGGCGCCAAGCAGATCATCTTCAACGCGCTGATGGCGACGCTCGAGCCCGGCGACGAGGTTCTCGTTCCGACGCCGTACTGGGTTTCGTATACCGACATGGTCACGCTGCTGAGAGGCACGTTCAGGCTTCTCCCCTGCACGTATGAAGAGGGCTACAAACTGACGCCCGAGAAGCTCGATGCCGCGTTGAGCGAGAGCACCCGCTGGCTGTTGTTGAACGCACCGAACAATCCTTCTGGCGCCAGCTACACCCGCGCCGAAATGCGCGCTCTGGGGGATGTGATCGCCCGTTACCCGAATCTCCTGGTCCTGTCGGACGAGATCTACGAGCAGATCACCTATGGGACGGATCCGTTCTGCTCCTTTCTCAGCGCATGCCCGGAACTCCGGGAGCGCGTCGTCATCGTCAACGGGGTCTCGAAAGCCTATGCCATGACTGGCTGGCGCATCGGCTTTGCCGCCGGGCCCGCGGATTTGATCTCCGCCATGGCGAAGATTCAGTCGCAGAGCACCTCCAACCCCTCTTCGATCTCGCAAGCGGCCGCTGTTGCCGCGCTCACGGGACCCCAGGACTTCGTGCGGGAAGCCCTCGCCGAATACAGGGCGCGCCGCGATCTCGTTCTCGATGGGTTGCAATCCATTCCAGGTCTGCGGCTGCGCGCACCGGACGGCGCCTTCTACGTCTTCCCCGAATGCGGCGCCCTGATCGACTCGAGATCCGGAAGCGAAAGAGCCATTGAAGACGATGCTCGCCTCGCATCCCATCTTCTCCACGAGGCTCATGTGGCGGTCGTGCCGGGCGCAGCCTTCGGGGCGCAGCCCTGTCTGCGCATGTCGTTTGCGACGTCGCGGAACAATCTCGAGAAAGCCGTCGACCGGATCGGCCGGGCGCTCGCCCGCCTGGCTTGAAAGACCGGGTATTCCGCTGATGGAACGATCTTGTAGGGACGAGCGCCATGAGTCCTGAAAAGCGTCTGACCGCGTTGGGTCTCACCCTGCCCGCGCTTCGACCCTCCGCGGGAGCCTATCTACCCTTCCGCTGGGCCGGAAATCTCCTCTTCGTCTCGGGCCGAGGCGCGACCCGGAGCGATGGGAGATTCATGACCGGACGCGTGGGCCTGGATGTCTCGGTCGATCAAGCGCGCCTGCATGCGCGCGATGCCGGACTGCAGCTTCTGGCGGCCGCAAAAGCCGCCCTGGGCGATCTGGAGAGGATCGGCGCTGTGGTCAAGCTCACCGGGATGGTGAACGCCGTCGAGGGATTCACCGAGCATCCGGCGGTCATCGACGGCTGCTCGCAGTTGCTCGCCGATGTGCTGGGAGAGGCCGGGCGCCATGC
This window of the Microvirga sp. TS319 genome carries:
- a CDS encoding hydantoinase/oxoprolinase family protein, translating into MTVDGNQVRVGVDIGGTFTDVAMEIGTQLHSTKVLTNYAFPEQAIVDGIRQVAESAGLALSQIDMVIHGTTLATNALIERRGAKMAFVTTKGFRDVIEMRTENRFEQYDLDIVLPAPLVERSHRYVLDERIGADGSVLKALDPAEVSELADRLAAGPFESIAIGFIHSYLNGVHERQVRDALIARNPKLSVSISSEVSPQMREFQRFNTVCANAYVKPLMASYLHRLVGRLSEEGIGCPIFMMHSGGGIISVESAIAFPVRLLESGPAGGAIFAADIAARYGLDQVLSYDMGGTTAKICLIEGQVPKTAKTFEVARTYRFKKGSGMPISIPVIEMVEIGAGGGSIATVDSMRQIRVGPHSAGSEPGPACYGRGGGHPTVTDADLLLGRLDPEEFAGGSFKLHPAAAHNAVERDLALKLDIDSTTAAFGLSEVVDENMSNAARMHAVENGKELSEFTLIAFGGAAPIHASRLCEKLGVRELLIPPGAGVGSAIGFLRAPFGYESVRSAYLRLSRFDAAKINAVLKDLIDEATSFVHLGAPGITPNLECVAYMRYLGQGWEVPVPVEVRDYADADGATFRKNFDDQYTRFFGRLIDGLDVEIVSWSLRASSEVPQPSAVARTHGLRAIDSAGKRQVFDAQSGRFVEAGVIARSAMKTGDFINGPAVITERETSTIVTVGREAVMQADGCLLIRASSV
- a CDS encoding hydantoinase B/oxoprolinase family protein — protein: MTNSALSDVHMQIMWNRLISVVEEQAVTLIRTAFSTSVRESGDLSAGVFNRGGKMIAQAVTGTPGHVNAMAEAVGHFINDIGPGNIFEGDVYITNDPWKGTGHLLDITMVTPSFRNGQLIGFFACTAHVVDVGGRGFGPDANEVYEEGIFIPIMKFVERGVVNRDLVNILRHNVREAHQVVGDVYSLAACNEIGHRRLMDMMDEFHLEDLEALAGFVFERSYTATIEKIAALPRGAYDNVMRVDGYGSPIDIAVRIDVAADHILVDFDGTSGPSPLGINVPMIYSKAYACYGLKCSLAPEIPNNYGSLLPFQVTAPEGCILNARHPAPVAVRHVLGHFIPDAVLGAVHKMLPGKIPAEGSGALWNLHLSARPLQGDRAPEDGGQRAEVLLFNSGGAGARPTLDGLSATAFPSGVHTMSIEATEHVGPVVFWRKELRNGSGGTGQYRGGLGQVVEIAATGGHEFYFNAMFDRIDHPARGRAGGGDGAPGAVLLDDGTRLASKGRQHVPSGRRLVLQLPGGGGYGPAEKRSPEAVKRDFAFDYVLND
- a CDS encoding pyridoxal phosphate-dependent aminotransferase, with product MKYEADVIRTIKASPAMAISMKARAMTAAGTDVVDLSVGEPDFATPPHIVDAAIAAMRRGETHYTAADGTAEFKDAVIEKFRRENGLDFARNQISAGNGAKQIIFNALMATLEPGDEVLVPTPYWVSYTDMVTLLRGTFRLLPCTYEEGYKLTPEKLDAALSESTRWLLLNAPNNPSGASYTRAEMRALGDVIARYPNLLVLSDEIYEQITYGTDPFCSFLSACPELRERVVIVNGVSKAYAMTGWRIGFAAGPADLISAMAKIQSQSTSNPSSISQAAAVAALTGPQDFVREALAEYRARRDLVLDGLQSIPGLRLRAPDGAFYVFPECGALIDSRSGSERAIEDDARLASHLLHEAHVAVVPGAAFGAQPCLRMSFATSRNNLEKAVDRIGRALARLA
- a CDS encoding RidA family protein is translated as MSPEKRLTALGLTLPALRPSAGAYLPFRWAGNLLFVSGRGATRSDGRFMTGRVGLDVSVDQARLHARDAGLQLLAAAKAALGDLERIGAVVKLTGMVNAVEGFTEHPAVIDGCSQLLADVLGEAGRHARTSMGVASLPHGMSVEIETILWADRPSG